aatattttactccctccgtccacaatttaaagcctcACTTTGGTATAGGCACAGCGACTAAGAAAACTGTAAAAAAGTGATGTGGATAAAATATAagagtagttgactaaagtgataaagataatTAACCAAAGTGATAAAGATGTTGTGAGTGAGTCCAGTagttataaaatatagtaaatatagaatataaaaatgataaaaatattttaaggtGGGTCATTAGTGGCAAAtaatagtaaatataggaaaaaaagaaaaataaaaaagtacaaaaatcAGAATAGAACTTTAATTtgtgaataaaaaattaagagcaAGTAAGACTTTAAATTGTGGCCGGAGACAAAGTCAACAAcctggaaaaagaaaagaaagagtaaTCTAAAAAAGTCAACAAAGTGCAGGAAGAAAATTAGATAGACCGGAAGCATCTGATTTCTATCCCTGACCTTTCTTGTTCGGGAGCTAATCACAGTCGCCCGAAAACGCAAGAACGAGCCGAGTCATCAAATATTCAAAATCAACTCATCCACCCCTGACCCCTTGTTTACAACCCTGAAAAACCCTAATTCCATCTTCCCCCAAATCACACTCCACAGTTGATACAATTTTACTGCATGGCATCACCAGGCAAACCTCGGAAGGAAAACGACCGCCCGCCGGCCGCGATTCTCCACCAGCCAGCTTCTCCTCGCTTCCCTTCCGGAACTCCCACCGCAGGCGCCCAGCGCAAGGTCGCCATCGCAGTAGATCTCAGTGATGAGAGCGCCTACGCCGTCAAGTGGGCTGTTCAGAATTACCTCCGGCCGGGCGACGCCGTCATTCTCCTACACGTGCGCCCCACCTCCGTCCTGTACGGCGCTGATTGGGGCGCCGTCGACGTCTCCGTCGACACCGCCGATGAGAAATCGCAGCAGAAACTGGAGGACGATTTCGACAATTTCACTACGAGCAAAGCGAATGACTTGGCGCAGCCGTTGGTGGAGGCGTCTATTCCGTTCAAGATCCATATTGTGAAGGATCATGATATGAAGGAGAGGCTGTGCTTGGAGGTGGAGAGGCTAGGGCTAAGTGCGGTGATCATGGGGAGTAGGGGATTCGGAGCGTCGAGGAGGAGTAGTAAAGGGAGGCTGGGGAGTGTGAGTGATTATTGCGTGCATCACTGCGTGTGTCCCGTGGTCGTGGTGAGGTTTCCGGATGAGAAAGATGATGTAAGTGGGGGTTCGGCGAAGCCACTGGACAAGGATACCTCTGCTCTGCATCCGGTGCCTGAGGAGGAGGAACCGCTCTTTCTTGATGCTTCTGATCAGAATGCAGGTGAAGTATGATCAAATGgaaaaatttatctttttacTCAGTGGATGCGACGAGGATTCATTCTTTGGTTTCTTGGGTTAGGACTTAAGATGGCATCAAAGTTTGCAACTTTCTCTTTATATCTCTGCATAGTACAAGTGAAGCAATTAGGGGAGGCTAATTTCGTTTcaagattgaattttgattCACTTTGATATGTGAGTTGGTCAGACGAGTATAGTGACGGAATGTGCACCTGCAAGATGGAAAAATTGCGAGTTGCATTTGAAGTAAGACCTTGATTTCTTATTGTGAGGGCGACTCTTAGTATTACCTGAGCTGAATAGAAGTTTAGATGGACCAAACTCATAGGTACCAATGGTTATCAAGGCCTTTGAATTTTAGTAGAATCAGGTTCCTTGCTAATTAAAATAATGGACATAAGTCAATGAGCTTGTAGGATATTTTGCAGACATAAAACTAGAATGCTAATTTTCTCCTCCTGGATATTGAATTTGTGTTGACCTCCTTATCTACTCATGGCACCAaccaaaataattgaaaaacaTTTTTGTTTACACTGTTCTTACTCCAACATTTAAGTTGATTTTCAACTACGGAAAACTATATAATGCATTTGTTGGTTTACAGCCACATAACCACACAAAGCAGACTTATATGCATAGAAGCTGATCTAGAAGAGTGATAACAAGCTCATGGTTGTTTAGTTTGTTATGTCTTCATGAAATATCTGTTTCTAATTCTTATGTCTTGTTCATGTTTGGTTTTGTAAGAGCATGGTCATGTTGGGTAAACAGTGGGGTTTCAGGTCTAAATGGTCAAAACTTGGTCACTGAAGCATATATGAGTCATCTGTTGATTTACTAAAGAAATATTTTGTCTTAGCACAAAAGGAGATATCTATTAACCCCAGAGTATAAGGCTTTCTTGAACTAAGTTGAGTTGAAAGTTCTGAGTGTATGTCTCTACGGATAAAGCTTATATAGCATTGGGCTCACTCTCTAATATCTAATCGTGACCTCAGGAAGGCAATAATAATTGACTCATCAATGTAGCTCTGCTTTTAAAATTAGCATGCTGTAGTGATTCTAAGTGGTAACAGCCATAAAAATGCATATTAAGCTCCAGGTTGTGTTGTAATTGTTGGAGAAACCAATATTTcttagaaatataaaaaaactaTCTTTTCAGCGTTGAAGCCTGGCTTAGTACATCATTTGAAGATTAGACTTCTTTTGGAGATCACAATCCTGATATTATTAAGATTCCCCAAAAAGAATAAAGCTTGAAATGTGCAAGGTATAGCTGTCAATGATTTGGACAAATGGTCTCAATATTGAAGCTGGACTATATTGTCTATTTTATACACAACTCAGATTGCAGAAAATGTGTGGATTTGCTTTATTGTTTGACTAGAATCCAAAAGCTTATGAAATTATGTGATACAGTCCTGATATttcataagaaaatatttataatcaGCAATCAAagcaatatttaattataaatttgtcCAAATTCCCAAAACATTTTGGGTTTCAGATAGATCAGGTAAACTAGCATAATTATAGATGCCATGATTGCTATGGTACACACATGCTTCAAATTGAATATTGAAGCTGCAGTTGAAGAGATTTTTCCTACAAGATTATCTAGAAAAAAACCATTTTTTGCTGATTGCTAACCTAATGCTTGCTGATTGCTAACCTAATGCTTGTTCTTCTGCATCTGCGTGAAAACATTAGTATTATGTTTTGTCAATTCATAGCTCGTCTCAGTGAACAACGAGCTTTTCTGATTCGAGTCTGAATGTTTGTTCATAAACGAATAATATTGGCTCATTGATCAACAGTATTCATATGCTGGCCTGATTTTCATCTAATTTTTGATTGTTCATTCTATTGATGTTAATTGTATGGCCTTTAGAGGTCCTGCTCGCTGGATATGAAATGCATCTGGCAGAGCATAATTGCAGAGAGATTTCAGATAGATTAATTGAAATACGTTTACATTAAACAGCTGGAGCTGGTCCCTTTTCTTCTTAAGTATCGGCTATGACATGCCCAAAAGGCAAAACCATGTGGTCTCAGGACAATATTGTTCTGGTGTGGAGATGTGGGGCGGGTGCCTGCACTTTGGGCCTCCGGCCCAACACTGTAGTCTTGGAAAAAGGATTGCAAAAGTACTTGCAAGAAGCATAGACTTTTAGTAGAAAAACCTTAAGAGAAAAACACCCGTTACGTTAACAAGTGTTACTGATGTTTAAGAGTGTTTGGTAGGAATTGATAAATGGCGGGGTGATTAAGTTAGGAGGTCATTTATTGATTGCTAGGAATCTAATGGGATAGGGAAGGGAAAGTGGCATGTAGGTTTAGTTATTGTGTTCTTCTAGGGCTTTCTCAATCTCAGAGACTAGTTGGCGGAGGAGAATGA
The genomic region above belongs to Salvia miltiorrhiza cultivar Shanhuang (shh) chromosome 5, IMPLAD_Smil_shh, whole genome shotgun sequence and contains:
- the LOC130985684 gene encoding universal stress protein PHOS32-like, which encodes MASPGKPRKENDRPPAAILHQPASPRFPSGTPTAGAQRKVAIAVDLSDESAYAVKWAVQNYLRPGDAVILLHVRPTSVLYGADWGAVDVSVDTADEKSQQKLEDDFDNFTTSKANDLAQPLVEASIPFKIHIVKDHDMKERLCLEVERLGLSAVIMGSRGFGASRRSSKGRLGSVSDYCVHHCVCPVVVVRFPDEKDDVSGGSAKPLDKDTSALHPVPEEEEPLFLDASDQNADVEKTS